A genomic segment from Fervidobacterium gondwanense DSM 13020 encodes:
- the nadA gene encoding quinolinate synthase NadA — protein MGPTSALETLRKGLITPEEIRRLAEEKGYTIVAHNYQIPELQQIADYIGDSLQLARLVTTIPSQKILFLGVDFMAEMMKVLNPERKIIVPVRHSTCPMANSLEVKDVIEAKQKYNAPFVVYVNSRTEVKAYADVVCTSANAVDVVNKLDSDTVLFGPDKNLASYVAEKTGKKIIPIPGETGYCYVHNYVKEDEIRFLISKYPDAKVMVHPEVPSNIRKLADFVGSTSQMEKYPTTTDAKEFIVVTEVGMLSKLENLYPDRKFIPVSSMVCYNMKKNTLKNTYLALLEEKYEVLVDEDIARKARRAVEKMLELTR, from the coding sequence ATGGGTCCAACTTCCGCACTTGAAACGTTGAGAAAAGGATTAATAACACCAGAGGAAATAAGAAGATTAGCTGAAGAGAAAGGATACACCATCGTTGCGCACAACTACCAGATTCCGGAGCTCCAGCAAATTGCCGATTATATAGGGGACTCACTTCAACTTGCAAGGCTTGTAACAACTATACCTTCTCAAAAAATTCTCTTCCTCGGCGTGGACTTCATGGCTGAGATGATGAAAGTTCTGAACCCAGAAAGGAAAATCATAGTTCCTGTTAGGCATTCCACCTGCCCTATGGCAAACTCTCTGGAAGTCAAAGACGTGATTGAAGCTAAGCAAAAATACAACGCTCCATTTGTCGTGTATGTGAACAGCCGCACAGAAGTAAAAGCATACGCTGACGTAGTCTGCACTTCGGCAAATGCTGTTGATGTCGTAAACAAACTCGATTCAGATACCGTTCTCTTCGGTCCTGACAAGAACCTTGCTTCGTACGTTGCAGAAAAAACGGGAAAGAAAATCATACCAATCCCCGGTGAAACAGGGTACTGCTACGTGCACAACTATGTCAAAGAAGATGAGATAAGATTTCTGATAAGCAAATATCCCGATGCAAAAGTGATGGTACACCCAGAGGTGCCGAGCAATATACGAAAACTGGCTGACTTTGTAGGCAGCACTTCTCAAATGGAAAAGTATCCAACAACAACGGATGCAAAAGAATTCATCGTAGTAACAGAAGTTGGCATGCTCTCCAAACTTGAAAACCTGTACCCAGACAGAAAATTTATCCCGGTGAGTTCAATGGTCTGCTACAACATGAAGAAAAATACATTGAAGAACACATATTTGGCACTGCTTGAGGAAAAATACGAAGTCCTCGTCGATGAAGATATAGCCCGGAAAGCAAGAAGAGCCGTAGAGAAGATGCTGGAACTAACGAGGTGA